The following coding sequences lie in one Lentilactobacillus sp. SPB1-3 genomic window:
- a CDS encoding nucleoside 2-deoxyribosyltransferase, with the protein MAKYQNKVYLASPFFSEGQKNRINEVVELLKQNPTIDTDGIFIPEEHQFEAEPFGSFKWQDAVFASDMRQVHKADVVVAILDYQNEEGNPEPDSGTIFEIGAAFENNTPVIMVQFETAHKLNLMLSRSYTAFFNGHEDIQNLKSYDFNDLEQRYTTMEVF; encoded by the coding sequence ATGGCAAAATATCAAAATAAAGTATACTTAGCATCACCTTTCTTTTCAGAAGGTCAAAAAAACCGAATTAATGAAGTTGTTGAACTTTTAAAACAAAATCCAACAATCGATACGGACGGTATTTTTATTCCAGAAGAACATCAATTTGAGGCAGAACCTTTTGGATCATTTAAGTGGCAAGATGCCGTATTTGCATCAGATATGCGCCAAGTACACAAAGCAGATGTTGTTGTGGCAATCTTAGACTACCAAAATGAAGAGGGTAACCCAGAACCAGATTCAGGCACTATCTTTGAAATTGGAGCAGCCTTTGAAAATAACACCCCCGTTATTATGGTTCAATTTGAAACAGCTCATAAACTTAACTTAATGTTGTCTCGTAGCTACACTGCATTCTTTAATGGCCACGAAGATATCCAAAACCTAAAATCATATGACTTCAATGATTTAGAACAAAGATACACTACCATGGAAGTATTCTAA